One part of the Scatophagus argus isolate fScaArg1 chromosome 12, fScaArg1.pri, whole genome shotgun sequence genome encodes these proteins:
- the eef1g gene encoding elongation factor 1-gamma isoform X2 produces MTLYTYPENWRAFKAQIAAQYSGARLKIASNSPAFTFGQTNRTPAFLNNFPLGKVPAYQGDDGFCLFESNAIAHYLSNDALRGATPQAAAQVLQWVNFADSEIIPPASAWVFPTLGIMQFNKQATEQAKEDVKRALTLLNQHLNTRTFLVGERVSLADITVACSMLWLYKQVLEPSFRQPFPNVTRWFVTCVNQPQFKAVLGEVKLCEKMAQFDAKKFAEMQPKKETPPKKEKAAKEAAKPQEKKEKKKEEKKPAPEEEMDDCDAALASEPKAKDPFAHLPKSTFVMDEFKRKYSNEDTLTVALPHFWEHFDREGYSIWFGQYKYPEELTLTFKSCNLITGMFQRLDKLRKNAFASVLLFGTNNDSSISGIWVFRGQELAFELSPDWQIDYESYEWRKLEPDSEECKTMVKEYFAWEGEFKHVGKSFNQGKIFK; encoded by the exons ATG ACTCTGTACACTTACCCAGAGAACTGGCGGGCCTTCAAGGCCCAGATTGCAGCCCAGTACAGTGGTGCTCGCCTCAAAATTGCCAGCAATTCCCCTGCCTTCACCTTCGGGCAGACGAACCGTACTCCTGCCTTCCTCAACAACTTCCCTCTGGGCAAG GTACCTGCTTACCAGGGAGATGACGGATTCTGTCTGTTTGAGAGTAATGCCATTGCTCATTACC TGAGCAATGATGCCCTGCGTGGAGCCACTCCCCAAGCTGCAGCCCAGGTGCTGCAGTGGGTGAACTTTGCTGACTCAGAGATCATCCCTCCAGCCAGCGCATGGGTCTTCCCCACTCTGGGAATCATGCAGTTCAACAAGCAG GCCACAGAGCAGGCCAAGGAGGACGTGAAGCGGGCCCTTACACTGCTGAACCAACACCTGAACACCCGTACCTTCCtggtgggagagagagtgagccTTGCTGACATCACTGTGGCCTGCTCCATGCTCTGGCTATACAAACAG GTTCTTGAGCCTTCTTTCCGTCAGCCTTTCCCCAATGTGACTCGCTGGTTTGTCACTTGCGTCAACCAACCTCAGTTCAAGGCTGTCCTTGGAGAGGTTAAGCTGTGTGAAAAGATGGCACAGTTTGATG CCAAGAAGTTTGCTGAGATGCAGCCCAAGAAGGAGACCCCTCCTAAGAAAGAGAAGGCAGCAAAGGAGGCAGCCAAGCCccaggagaagaaagaaaagaaaaaggaagagaagaagccCGCCCCTGAGGAAGAGATGGATGACTGTGATGCTGCTTTGGCCTCTGAACCCAAAGCAAAGGATCCCTTTGCACACCTGCCAAAGAG CACATTTGTCATGGATGAGTTTAAGAGAAAGTATTCCAACGAGGACACCTTGACAGTAGCCCTTCCCCACTTCTGGGAGCACTTTGACCGTGAGGGGTACTCAATCTGGTTTGGCCAATACAAATACCCTGAGGAGCTAACACTTACCTTCAAGAGCTGCAACCTTATCACAG GTATGTTCCAGCGTCTAGACAAGCTCAGAAAGAATGCCTTCGCCAGTGTCCTCTTGTTTGGCACCAACAATGATAGCAGCATCTCTGGCATCTGGGTCTTCAGAGGCCAGGAACTGGCCTTTGAG CTGTCTCCCGACTGGCAGATTGACTACGAATCATATGAGTGGCGCAAGCTGGAGCCAGACAGTGAGGAGTGCAAGACCATGGTAAAGGAGTACTTTGCCTGGGAGGGAGAATTCAAGCATGTGGGTAAATCCTTCAACCAGGGAAAGATCTTCAAGTGA
- the eef1g gene encoding elongation factor 1-gamma isoform X1, with product MAAGTLYTYPENWRAFKAQIAAQYSGARLKIASNSPAFTFGQTNRTPAFLNNFPLGKVPAYQGDDGFCLFESNAIAHYLSNDALRGATPQAAAQVLQWVNFADSEIIPPASAWVFPTLGIMQFNKQATEQAKEDVKRALTLLNQHLNTRTFLVGERVSLADITVACSMLWLYKQVLEPSFRQPFPNVTRWFVTCVNQPQFKAVLGEVKLCEKMAQFDAKKFAEMQPKKETPPKKEKAAKEAAKPQEKKEKKKEEKKPAPEEEMDDCDAALASEPKAKDPFAHLPKSTFVMDEFKRKYSNEDTLTVALPHFWEHFDREGYSIWFGQYKYPEELTLTFKSCNLITGMFQRLDKLRKNAFASVLLFGTNNDSSISGIWVFRGQELAFELSPDWQIDYESYEWRKLEPDSEECKTMVKEYFAWEGEFKHVGKSFNQGKIFK from the exons ATGGCGGCAGGG ACTCTGTACACTTACCCAGAGAACTGGCGGGCCTTCAAGGCCCAGATTGCAGCCCAGTACAGTGGTGCTCGCCTCAAAATTGCCAGCAATTCCCCTGCCTTCACCTTCGGGCAGACGAACCGTACTCCTGCCTTCCTCAACAACTTCCCTCTGGGCAAG GTACCTGCTTACCAGGGAGATGACGGATTCTGTCTGTTTGAGAGTAATGCCATTGCTCATTACC TGAGCAATGATGCCCTGCGTGGAGCCACTCCCCAAGCTGCAGCCCAGGTGCTGCAGTGGGTGAACTTTGCTGACTCAGAGATCATCCCTCCAGCCAGCGCATGGGTCTTCCCCACTCTGGGAATCATGCAGTTCAACAAGCAG GCCACAGAGCAGGCCAAGGAGGACGTGAAGCGGGCCCTTACACTGCTGAACCAACACCTGAACACCCGTACCTTCCtggtgggagagagagtgagccTTGCTGACATCACTGTGGCCTGCTCCATGCTCTGGCTATACAAACAG GTTCTTGAGCCTTCTTTCCGTCAGCCTTTCCCCAATGTGACTCGCTGGTTTGTCACTTGCGTCAACCAACCTCAGTTCAAGGCTGTCCTTGGAGAGGTTAAGCTGTGTGAAAAGATGGCACAGTTTGATG CCAAGAAGTTTGCTGAGATGCAGCCCAAGAAGGAGACCCCTCCTAAGAAAGAGAAGGCAGCAAAGGAGGCAGCCAAGCCccaggagaagaaagaaaagaaaaaggaagagaagaagccCGCCCCTGAGGAAGAGATGGATGACTGTGATGCTGCTTTGGCCTCTGAACCCAAAGCAAAGGATCCCTTTGCACACCTGCCAAAGAG CACATTTGTCATGGATGAGTTTAAGAGAAAGTATTCCAACGAGGACACCTTGACAGTAGCCCTTCCCCACTTCTGGGAGCACTTTGACCGTGAGGGGTACTCAATCTGGTTTGGCCAATACAAATACCCTGAGGAGCTAACACTTACCTTCAAGAGCTGCAACCTTATCACAG GTATGTTCCAGCGTCTAGACAAGCTCAGAAAGAATGCCTTCGCCAGTGTCCTCTTGTTTGGCACCAACAATGATAGCAGCATCTCTGGCATCTGGGTCTTCAGAGGCCAGGAACTGGCCTTTGAG CTGTCTCCCGACTGGCAGATTGACTACGAATCATATGAGTGGCGCAAGCTGGAGCCAGACAGTGAGGAGTGCAAGACCATGGTAAAGGAGTACTTTGCCTGGGAGGGAGAATTCAAGCATGTGGGTAAATCCTTCAACCAGGGAAAGATCTTCAAGTGA
- the polr2g gene encoding DNA-directed RNA polymerase II subunit RPB7 — translation MFYHISLEHEILLHPRYFGPNLLNTVKQKLFTEVEGTCTGKYGFVIAVTTIDNIGAGVIQPGRGFVLYPVKYKAIVFRPFKGEVVDAVVTQVNKVGLFTEIGPMSCFISRHSIPSEMEFDPNSNPPCYKTVDEDIVIQQDDEIRLKIVGTRVDKNDIFAIGSLMDDYLGLVS, via the exons ATGTTTTACCAT ATTTCTTTGGAGCATGAAATCTTACTTCACCCGAGGTATTTTGGTCCTAACCTCCTCAACACCGTGAAGCAAAAGCTTTTCACAGAAGTGGAGGGTACCTGCACTGGCAA GTATGGCTTTGTCATTGCAGTCACCACCATTGACAACATCGGGGCAGGTGTAATCCAGCCTGGGAGAGGCTTTGTCCTCTATCCAGTCAAGTACAAGGCCATTGTCTTCCGCCCATTTAAAGGGGAAGTGGTGGATGCTGTGGTCACTCAGGTTAACAAG GTTGGATTGTTCACAGAAATTGGTCCCATGTCTTGCTTCATCTCTCGACAC tcCATCCCCTCAGAAATGGAGTTTGACCCCAACTCTAATCCTCCTTGTTACAAGACAGTCGATGAA GACATTGTAATCCAGCAAGATGATGAGATTCGGCTTAAGATTGTGGGAACAAGAGTggacaaaaatgacatt tttgccATTGGGTCTCTGATGGATGATTATCTGG GTCTTGTGAGCTGA